The following is a genomic window from Nitrospirota bacterium.
TATTATCGACGGTCTGTGTTTTCATCCAGTCTACAAGTTCTCGCCAGTATGACTTACCAACAAGTATCACAGGAAACGGCTTTATCTTCTTAGTTTGAATAAGCGTTATGGTCTCGAAGAACTCATCGAGTGTGCCGTATCCACCAGGTAAGAGGACAAATGCTGTTGCATACTTAACAAGCATCACCTTTCTGACAAAAAAGTAATGAAAATTTAGTGTAATCGAGTTGTATGGGTTTGGAACCTGTTCCATTGAAAGAGCTATGTTCAGTCCCACCGATTTTCCTCCTGCCTCCGATGCCCCCCTGCTTGCTGCCTCCATAACACCAGGGCCACCTCCGCTTATGATTGTAAAACCTTTACAGGCAAGGTCTCTTGCTATCTTCCTTGCTGCATCATACACAGTATCACCTTCTACAACCCTTGAACTGCCGAATATCGTTACTGCAGGTGTAACCTTCGAAAGGGCATCAAAACCCTCCACAAACTCGCCTATTATTCTAAACATCCTCCAGGATTCTTCCTTAGAAAGTTCATTAATGTCATAATCTCTCTTCATGATATTCTCTCCTTTTAGTTTTCTGGTGCCGGCGGTCGGAATCGAACCGACATGGGGCGAACCCCGCCGGATTTTGAGTCCGGTGCGTCTACCAGTTCCACCACGCCGGCAAGGTATTTATATACTAAAGGCTATAGATAAACAAGTCAAGATTTTACGAAACACCATAGAATTAATTGACAAATAAATTTACATTCTGATATGCTAAGCCATGCAAAGGTTTACCCTCACACCAGAAAGCCCAATCTATAAAGGTGGAGATGGATGGTCTGAATTTCTCGCAAAGCGAGTATCAGGGAAAGCCACACCTGTAAAGATGTGGGGGTTTACAGGAATTATCCTCGCGGGTGGAGAAAACAGGAGGATGCCTACCAACAAGGCATTTTTAGAGGTCGATGGCGAAATTATTATTGAAAGGACACTTCGCATATTCAATGAATTATTCGAGGAGGTCATCATAGTAACCAATACCCCTGAGCTTTTTATTAAATACAGGGTAAAACTTGTTGGAGACCTTTTTAATCTGAGGGGTCCTCTTACAGGTATATTCTCAGGATTATTGAATGCAAGAGAGAATTTCTGTTTTGTTGTTGCATGCGATATGCCTTTCATAAATAAAGAGTTAGTCTCATATATGGTTGCTAATAGAGGTAATTATGATGCAGTAGTTCCAAGAATCGGCAAGGTGGTAGAACCTCTCCATGCGATATATTCCAGAGAATGCCTTCATGCAATGGAGCAGAGCCTTCTTGTTAGTCAGAGTCCGAGGCAGAGGAGCCTCACCGAATTTCTCGACAGATGTAATGTCAGGTTTATAGAAGAAGATGAAATTGAAAGGTTTGATCGGTCAAAGAGGTCATTTGTAAACCTTAATACGCCGGACGACCTTAAAATGGTACTCAGTGCAAACTCATTAAGTAAAGTGTCATTGCGAGGAGCGTAGCGGTCCCGAGCGAGTGAGCCGAAGCCCTGAGTAAAGCGAAGGGGAGGGAACTCGTTGAGATTGCCACGAGCCGATAAATCGGCTCTCGCAATGACGATGTAAAGGAGGAGGAAGATATGATTGGAGGTATTGGACTACCTGAGCTTCTAATAATTCTGGTGATAGTATTGGTTATCTTCGGGGCAAGCAAACTCCCTGAGATAGGAAAAGGCTTAGGCAAGGCTATAAGCAACTTCAAAAGGGCAACAAGTGAACCACCAGAGATAGATGTCACACCTAAAAAAGAAGAAGCATCAGAAAAGAAGGAAGAGGTAAAACACACATAAGGGTTTTGGCTTTGCGTCCTACATGTGCTGAGATAAACCTTGAGGCACTATCACACAATCTTGCAGAAGTCAGGAGGATGATCGGCAACAGAGGGATACTCGCTGTAGTGAAGGCATCTGCGTATGGTCACGGAGCAGTCCCTGTAGCAAAGAGACTTGAATTAGAGAGAGTGGAGGCGTTTGGTGTAGCCATCTTTGAAGAAGGTATAGAACTCAGGGAGGGAGGGATATCAAAACCCATCATTGTATTGACCGGGCTAAATCATGATGAGGTAGAATCAGCAATACACCATAACCTAACCCCTGTAGTATATAACCTCGATTCTGCAAGATATATCTCTGAAATATCCGATAGACTTGGAAGAAAGACAAATATCCATGTAAAGGTTGACACAGGAATGGGGAGGTTGGGATTCAGGGTAGATGATGCTGTGGATGCTATCTTAAAAATTAGTGGGTTTAACTCAATAAATATCGAAGGGATCTTAACACATTTCGCTGATGCCGACCTTGCAGACAAGGAATACGCAAATCTCCAGGTCAAACTATTCAGAGAGGTAGTAGATAAACTTTCAAAATATGGCATAGACATCCCACTACATCATGCAGCAAACAGTGCCGCTATAATAGATTATGAGCCTGCACTCTTCGATATGGTAAGACCTGGCATCATGCTTTATGGATATTTCCCATCAAATGAGGTCAGAAGAAGGGTAGACCTTAAACCTGTTCTTTCACTCAAAAGCAAAGTAATCTCCCTGAAACGTGTCCCCGCAGGAACAAGCATTAGTTATGGAAGAACTTTCATTACAAGAAGAGAAAGCCTGATTGCAGGTATACCTCTCGGATATGCAGATGGATACAGCAGGCTACTTTCAAATAACGGTGAAGTCTTAATAAGAGGGAAAAGGGCACCTGTAGCCGGAAGAATCTGCATGGATATTTTTATGGCTGATGTGACTGATATTGATGGCGTGAGTGAAGGAGACGAGGTTGTCCTCATCGGAAAACAGGGAAACGAACAGATAACTGCTGATGATATAGCACTGAGAACAGGAACAATCTCTTACGAGGTCCTCTGCTCAATAAGTTACAGAGTCCCTCGGATATATATAAATGCCCAAAATCCCGACATAAAGGCATCAAAAGAGCTGAATGCTAAAGGCTGAAGTAAAAAGAATAAAAAATTTTCCTTAGTGTAACTTCAGCACTTCAGAGCTTCAGCTCTTTCAGTAGGGGGTGAGTTAGATTCTAAGGTTTCTCGGTTCTCATACAAAAGGCGTTATAGACGAGATTGGCAGGGTAATGCTCCTTCTCTGCGAGACAATCTTATGGATGTTTCGCCCCCCCTTAAACCTGAAAAATATCCTTAAACAGATGCAGGAAGTTGGTGTAAGTTCGCTCCCTGTAGTTCTTATCACCGCAACCTTTACAGGCATGGTTCTTGCACTTCAAAGCTATACAGGATTTAAGAGATTCGGGGCAGAAGGGCTCATGGGTTCTGTTGTGGCACTCTCAATGACAAGGGAACTCGGACCTGTGCTTACAAGCCT
Proteins encoded in this region:
- a CDS encoding TIGR00730 family Rossman fold protein, which gives rise to MKRDYDINELSKEESWRMFRIIGEFVEGFDALSKVTPAVTIFGSSRVVEGDTVYDAARKIARDLACKGFTIISGGGPGVMEAASRGASEAGGKSVGLNIALSMEQVPNPYNSITLNFHYFFVRKVMLVKYATAFVLLPGGYGTLDEFFETITLIQTKKIKPFPVILVGKSYWRELVDWMKTQTVDN
- a CDS encoding molybdenum cofactor guanylyltransferase; the protein is MQRFTLTPESPIYKGGDGWSEFLAKRVSGKATPVKMWGFTGIILAGGENRRMPTNKAFLEVDGEIIIERTLRIFNELFEEVIIVTNTPELFIKYRVKLVGDLFNLRGPLTGIFSGLLNARENFCFVVACDMPFINKELVSYMVANRGNYDAVVPRIGKVVEPLHAIYSRECLHAMEQSLLVSQSPRQRSLTEFLDRCNVRFIEEDEIERFDRSKRSFVNLNTPDDLKMVLSANSLSKVSLRGA
- a CDS encoding twin-arginine translocase TatA/TatE family subunit encodes the protein MIGGIGLPELLIILVIVLVIFGASKLPEIGKGLGKAISNFKRATSEPPEIDVTPKKEEASEKKEEVKHT
- the alr gene encoding alanine racemase yields the protein MRPTCAEINLEALSHNLAEVRRMIGNRGILAVVKASAYGHGAVPVAKRLELERVEAFGVAIFEEGIELREGGISKPIIVLTGLNHDEVESAIHHNLTPVVYNLDSARYISEISDRLGRKTNIHVKVDTGMGRLGFRVDDAVDAILKISGFNSINIEGILTHFADADLADKEYANLQVKLFREVVDKLSKYGIDIPLHHAANSAAIIDYEPALFDMVRPGIMLYGYFPSNEVRRRVDLKPVLSLKSKVISLKRVPAGTSISYGRTFITRRESLIAGIPLGYADGYSRLLSNNGEVLIRGKRAPVAGRICMDIFMADVTDIDGVSEGDEVVLIGKQGNEQITADDIALRTGTISYEVLCSISYRVPRIYINAQNPDIKASKELNAKG